A genomic window from Helicobacter pylori includes:
- the hpaA2 gene encoding HpaA2 protein, with amino-acid sequence MKKGSLAVVLGSLLVSGAFYTALADGMPAKQQHNNMGESVDLHFHYPIKGKQEPKNNHLVVLIDPKIEANKVIPENYQKEFEKSLFLQLSSFLERKGYSVSQYKDASEIPQDIKEKALLVLNMDGNVAILEDIVEESDALSEERVIDMSSGSLKLNFVEPKSEDIIHSFVIDVSKIKAVIERVELRRTNSGGFVPKTFVHRIKETDHDQAIRKIMNQAYHKVMVHITKELSKKHMDHYEKVSSEMKKRK; translated from the coding sequence ATGAAAAAAGGTAGTTTAGCAGTAGTTTTAGGATCGTTATTAGTGAGTGGGGCGTTTTATACGGCTCTAGCTGATGGAATGCCCGCAAAGCAACAGCACAACAATATGGGCGAGTCTGTGGATTTGCATTTCCACTATCCTATTAAAGGCAAGCAAGAGCCTAAAAATAACCATCTAGTTGTCTTAATTGATCCTAAGATAGAGGCCAATAAGGTTATCCCTGAAAATTATCAAAAAGAGTTTGAGAAGTCTTTATTCCTCCAATTGAGTAGTTTCTTAGAGAGGAAGGGCTATAGCGTTTCGCAGTATAAAGATGCTAGCGAAATCCCTCAAGACATTAAAGAAAAAGCGTTGCTCGTTTTGAACATGGATGGGAATGTGGCTATCTTGGAAGATATTGTAGAAGAAAGCGATGCACTTAGTGAAGAAAGAGTGATAGACATGTCTTCAGGGTCTTTGAAATTGAATTTCGTTGAACCCAAAAGTGAAGATATTATCCATAGCTTTGTTATTGATGTTTCAAAGATTAAGGCTGTGATTGAAAGGGTGGAGTTGCGACGCACCAATTCTGGAGGTTTTGTCCCCAAAACTTTTGTGCATAGGATTAAAGAAACCGATCATGATCAAGCCATTAGAAAAATCATGAATCAAGCCTACCACAAAGTGATGGTGCATATCACCAAAGAGTTAAGCAAAAAACACATGGATCACTATGAAAAAGTTTCTAGTGAAATGAAAAAACGAAAGTAG
- the guaA gene encoding glutamine-hydrolyzing GMP synthase, with product MIVVLDFGSQYTQLIARRLRESGIYTEIVPFFESAENIQKKAPKGLILSGGPASVYAKDAYKPSEKIFDLNLPILGICYGMQYLVDFFGGVVAAANEQEFGKATLEIIHDSVIFKGVKAKSLVWMSHMDKVITLPKGFTTIAKSPNSPHCAIESAKVFGLQFHPEVIQSEEGGKILENFALLVCGCEKTWGMQHFAQKEIARLKEKISNAKVLCAVSGGVDSTVVATLLHRAIKDNLIAVFVDHGLLRKNEKERVQAMFKDLQIPLNTIDAKEIFLSKLKGVSEPELKRKIIGETFIEAFEKEAKKHHLKGKIEFLAQGTLYPDVIESVSVKGPSKVIKTHHNVGGLPEWMDFKLIEPLRELFKDEVRSLGKELGVSQDFLMRHPFPGPGLAVRILGEVSESKIKRLQEADFIFIEELKKANLYDKVWQAFCVLLNVHSVGVMGDNRTYENAICLRAVNASDGMTASFSFLEHSFLEKVSNRITNEVSGINRVVYDITSKPPGTIEWE from the coding sequence ATGATTGTAGTATTAGATTTTGGGAGCCAATACACACAGCTGATTGCTAGAAGATTGAGAGAGAGCGGGATTTATACTGAAATAGTCCCCTTTTTTGAAAGCGCAGAAAACATTCAAAAAAAAGCCCCTAAAGGCTTGATTTTGAGCGGGGGGCCAGCGAGCGTGTACGCTAAAGACGCTTACAAGCCCAGTGAAAAGATCTTTGATTTGAATCTACCGATTTTAGGGATTTGCTATGGCATGCAGTATTTGGTGGATTTTTTTGGGGGGGTAGTGGCCGCTGCAAATGAGCAAGAATTTGGCAAGGCTACTTTAGAGATCATTCACGATTCTGTGATTTTTAAAGGCGTGAAAGCAAAAAGCCTTGTGTGGATGAGCCATATGGATAAGGTCATAACATTGCCAAAAGGTTTCACTACCATTGCAAAAAGCCCTAATTCGCCCCATTGCGCGATTGAAAGCGCAAAGGTTTTTGGCTTGCAATTCCACCCAGAAGTCATTCAAAGCGAAGAGGGGGGGAAGATTTTAGAAAATTTCGCCCTTTTGGTTTGCGGTTGCGAAAAAACTTGGGGGATGCAACATTTCGCTCAAAAAGAGATCGCACGATTGAAAGAAAAAATTTCTAACGCTAAGGTTTTGTGTGCGGTGAGTGGGGGCGTGGATTCTACGGTGGTCGCTACGCTATTACACAGAGCCATTAAGGATAATCTGATCGCTGTTTTTGTGGATCATGGCTTGTTGCGTAAAAATGAAAAAGAAAGAGTCCAAGCGATGTTTAAGGATTTGCAAATCCCTTTAAACACCATAGACGCTAAAGAAATCTTTTTGTCTAAATTAAAGGGCGTGAGCGAGCCTGAATTGAAGCGGAAAATCATCGGCGAGACTTTTATTGAAGCGTTTGAAAAAGAAGCCAAAAAGCACCATTTGAAAGGCAAAATTGAATTTTTAGCCCAAGGCACTTTATACCCTGATGTGATTGAATCCGTGAGCGTTAAAGGGCCTTCAAAAGTGATAAAAACCCACCATAATGTGGGCGGACTGCCTGAATGGATGGACTTTAAACTCATAGAGCCTTTAAGGGAGTTGTTTAAAGATGAGGTGCGATCGTTAGGTAAAGAACTAGGCGTTAGCCAAGATTTTTTAATGCGCCACCCTTTCCCTGGGCCTGGACTTGCGGTAAGGATTTTAGGCGAGGTTAGCGAGAGTAAAATCAAACGCTTGCAAGAGGCGGATTTTATTTTTATAGAAGAGCTTAAAAAAGCGAATTTGTATGACAAGGTTTGGCAAGCCTTTTGCGTGCTATTGAATGTCCATTCTGTGGGGGTGATGGGGGATAATCGCACTTATGAAAACGCCATTTGCTTAAGAGCGGTGAATGCGAGCGATGGCATGACGGCGAGCTTTTCATTTTTAGAGCATTCTTTTTTAGAAAAAGTTTCTAACCGCATCACTAATGAAGTGAGCGGAATCAATAGGGTGGTGTATGATATTACCTCTAAACCACCAGGAACGATTGAATGGGAATGA
- a CDS encoding molybdopterin guanine dinucleotide-containing S/N-oxide reductase yields MSISRRSILKGVPVALASANPLKAVGVFEKVESIPHATHFGPFIAKVQNGVIKDIVPQKSDYNPTMMLKAMADRVYSDSRVKYPCVRKSFLENKKNHKELRGREEFVRVSWDVALELVAKKLKEIPKENIYNASYGGWGHAGSLHRCNHLARRFFNMALGGVIDTDGGYSNGAAARINPMIVGDMEVYSQQTTHEEMIKNCKVYVMWGADLFKCNRIDYFVSNHVNDSYYPKYKRAGIKFISIDPIYTETAQAFDAEWIPIRPNTDVALMLGMMYYLYTSNQYDKEFIAKYTDGFDKFLPYLLGEGDNIPKTLEWASQITGVNAEKIKELADLFVSKRTFLAGNWAMQRAQYGEQPDWALIVLASMIGQVGLSGGGFGFSMHYGGNAQASSGARIVPMISQGDNPIKSAIPASRVSEAILNPGKEIDFMGKKLQLPKIKMIYSCGANLLGHEANTNELINALRTLDCVIVHEPWWTPTAKFADIVLASTSTMERDDITFGGSYSKNVIYAMRKVIEPVYESKDDYEIFRQLALRIGGNETEQRFTESKSYMEWIKGFYEKSDGPTLKSFDQFWRDGFVEFEIPENARKFVRHAKFRQDPIANKLDTESGKIQIFSQKCADFKLADFKGHPTWFEPAEWLGSKMAETYPFHLISPHPKYRVNSQLDNTWVRNVYKIQGREPVMINELDANRLGIRHGEIVEVFNARGRLLAGAFVTKNIRQGVLSIQEGAWYDPEEMRARNPRCNAGHVNALTSSRPTSSMTQATSVNTALVNIRRLRRYELVKSYHSISTPSIIGA; encoded by the coding sequence ATGTCCATTTCACGCAGAAGTATCCTAAAAGGAGTCCCAGTCGCGCTAGCTAGCGCTAATCCTTTAAAAGCTGTTGGTGTTTTTGAAAAAGTGGAATCCATTCCGCATGCAACGCATTTTGGCCCTTTTATTGCAAAGGTTCAAAATGGAGTGATTAAGGATATTGTCCCCCAAAAGAGCGATTATAACCCTACCATGATGTTAAAAGCGATGGCAGATAGGGTGTATTCAGATAGCAGAGTGAAGTATCCTTGTGTGCGTAAGAGTTTCTTAGAAAACAAAAAAAACCATAAAGAATTGCGCGGGAGGGAAGAATTTGTGCGCGTGAGTTGGGATGTGGCTTTGGAATTAGTGGCTAAAAAGCTTAAAGAAATCCCTAAAGAAAATATCTATAACGCTAGTTATGGTGGCTGGGGGCATGCGGGTAGCTTGCATCGTTGCAATCATTTAGCGAGGCGTTTTTTTAACATGGCTTTAGGGGGGGTTATTGACACTGATGGGGGGTATAGCAATGGTGCAGCCGCAAGGATAAACCCTATGATTGTGGGGGATATGGAAGTTTATTCGCAACAAACCACGCATGAAGAGATGATTAAAAATTGTAAGGTGTATGTCATGTGGGGGGCGGATTTATTCAAATGCAACCGCATTGATTATTTTGTGTCAAACCATGTCAATGACAGCTACTACCCTAAATATAAAAGAGCTGGTATTAAATTCATTAGTATTGATCCTATTTATACCGAAACCGCTCAAGCCTTTGATGCTGAATGGATACCCATTCGCCCTAACACTGATGTAGCGTTAATGTTAGGCATGATGTATTATCTTTATACAAGCAATCAATACGATAAAGAGTTTATCGCTAAATACACCGATGGTTTTGATAAATTTTTACCTTATTTGCTAGGGGAGGGCGATAATATACCTAAGACTTTAGAATGGGCGTCTCAAATCACTGGAGTGAATGCAGAAAAAATCAAAGAATTAGCGGATCTGTTTGTTTCTAAACGCACTTTTTTAGCGGGTAATTGGGCCATGCAAAGAGCTCAATATGGCGAGCAACCGGATTGGGCGTTAATTGTTTTGGCTAGCATGATTGGTCAAGTGGGCTTATCGGGTGGGGGCTTTGGCTTTTCTATGCATTATGGAGGGAACGCTCAAGCGAGTTCAGGAGCGAGAATTGTTCCTATGATTTCACAAGGGGATAATCCTATAAAAAGCGCTATTCCAGCATCGAGAGTTTCTGAAGCGATTTTAAATCCGGGTAAAGAAATTGACTTTATGGGTAAAAAACTCCAATTGCCTAAAATCAAAATGATCTATAGTTGTGGGGCGAATTTATTAGGGCATGAAGCTAACACAAACGAACTCATTAACGCTTTAAGAACCTTAGATTGTGTGATCGTGCATGAGCCTTGGTGGACGCCTACAGCAAAATTCGCTGATATTGTCCTTGCTTCTACTAGCACTATGGAGAGGGATGATATTACTTTTGGGGGGAGTTACTCTAAGAATGTGATTTATGCCATGCGTAAGGTGATAGAGCCTGTTTATGAATCTAAAGATGATTATGAGATTTTCAGGCAGCTTGCTTTGCGTATTGGGGGCAATGAAACAGAGCAACGATTCACTGAATCTAAGAGTTACATGGAATGGATTAAGGGCTTTTATGAAAAAAGCGATGGCCCTACTTTGAAATCGTTTGATCAATTTTGGAGGGATGGCTTTGTGGAGTTTGAAATCCCTGAAAATGCAAGAAAGTTTGTGCGCCATGCGAAATTCAGACAAGACCCTATCGCTAACAAGCTTGATACAGAGAGTGGGAAAATTCAAATTTTTTCTCAAAAATGCGCGGATTTTAAACTGGCTGATTTTAAAGGGCATCCTACTTGGTTTGAGCCAGCTGAGTGGCTAGGTTCTAAAATGGCTGAGACTTATCCGTTCCATTTAATTTCCCCACACCCAAAATACCGTGTCAATTCACAGCTTGATAACACTTGGGTTAGGAATGTGTATAAGATTCAAGGCAGAGAGCCTGTGATGATTAACGAACTAGACGCTAACAGATTAGGCATTAGGCATGGTGAAATCGTAGAAGTGTTTAACGCTAGAGGGAGGTTGTTAGCAGGGGCGTTTGTAACTAAGAATATCCGTCAAGGGGTTTTGAGTATCCAAGAAGGGGCGTGGTATGATCCAGAAGAAATGAGAGCTAGAAACCCACGGTGCAATGCAGGGCATGTGAACGCGCTCACTTCTTCGCGTCCTACTAGCAGCATGACGCAAGCGACTTCAGTCAATACCGCTTTAGTCAATATTAGAAGACTTAGAAGGTATGAATTAGTCAAGTCCTATCATTCCATTTCAACCCCAAGCATCATTGGAGCTTAA
- a CDS encoding DUF3972 domain-containing protein: protein MDILDLNKAQAAQQNKQEIEIKEKESQEPVVLEDLSALAWLELEEFSHLSGLPKERILELVNIGKIKSKISNNKLLIDASSGTNALIKKVENNLISMDMNGRSLEPVFVEKTINTILNLHDKVISAKDETISAFKNENMFLKDALISMQEVYEEDKKTIDVMRDELNKAREEIEFMKRKYRLMWGKVADMSSVNKK, encoded by the coding sequence TTGGATATTTTAGATTTAAACAAAGCGCAAGCGGCACAACAAAATAAGCAAGAGATAGAAATTAAAGAAAAAGAGTCTCAAGAGCCGGTGGTTTTAGAAGATTTGAGCGCTTTAGCGTGGCTTGAATTAGAGGAGTTTAGCCATCTTTCAGGGCTTCCTAAAGAAAGGATCTTAGAGCTAGTGAATATTGGCAAAATTAAAAGCAAAATCAGCAACAACAAGCTTTTGATTGATGCGAGCAGCGGGACAAACGCTTTGATTAAAAAAGTGGAAAACAATTTGATTTCTATGGACATGAACGGGCGTTCTTTAGAGCCTGTGTTTGTAGAAAAGACCATTAACACGATTTTAAATTTGCATGATAAAGTCATTAGCGCTAAAGATGAAACGATTTCAGCCTTTAAAAATGAAAACATGTTTTTAAAAGACGCTCTAATCTCTATGCAAGAAGTCTATGAAGAAGATAAAAAGACTATTGATGTCATGCGAGATGAACTCAATAAAGCCAGGGAAGAAATTGAATTTATGAAAAGGAAATACCGCTTGATGTGGGGGAAAGTCGCTGACATGAGCAGCGTGAATAAAAAGTAG
- a CDS encoding aminotransferase class V-fold PLP-dependent enzyme, with translation MQAFLNRSFAPLLNPNESPLEQVKSSIILKKGVSYFDWGASGLASALVEKRVKSLLPYYANAHSIASKHAILMGMLLKECQEKLKRSLNLSENHCVLSAGYGASSAIKKFQEILGVCIPSKTKKNLEPYLKDMALKRVIVGPYEHHSNEISWREGLCEVVRIPLNEHGLLDLEILEQHLKKSPDSLVSISAASNVTGLLTPLKEVSSLCKKYQATLALDLANFSAHANPKDCEYQTGFYAPHKLLGGVGGCGLLGISKDLIDTQIAPSFSAGGVIKYANHTRHEFIDELPLREEFGTPGLLQFYRSALAYQLRDECGLDFIHKKENNLLRVLMHGLKDLPAINIYGNLTAHRVGVVAFNIGGISPYDLARVLSYEYAIETRAGCSCAGPYGHDLLNLNAQKSSDFNAKPGWLRVSLHFTHSINDIDYLLDSLKKAVKKLR, from the coding sequence GTGCAAGCGTTTTTAAATAGGAGTTTCGCTCCCTTACTCAACCCTAACGAAAGCCCTTTAGAGCAGGTTAAATCCAGTATTATTTTAAAAAAAGGGGTGTCTTATTTTGACTGGGGGGCTTCAGGTTTAGCGAGTGCTTTAGTGGAAAAGCGCGTGAAATCTTTACTGCCTTATTATGCGAACGCTCATTCTATCGCTTCTAAACATGCGATTTTAATGGGCATGCTTTTAAAGGAATGTCAAGAAAAGTTAAAACGCTCTTTAAATTTAAGCGAAAATCATTGCGTTTTGAGTGCAGGGTATGGGGCGAGTTCAGCGATTAAGAAGTTTCAAGAAATTTTAGGGGTGTGCATCCCTTCAAAAACGAAGAAAAATTTAGAGCCGTATTTGAAAGATATGGCTTTGAAGCGTGTGATTGTAGGGCCTTATGAGCATCATTCTAATGAAATTAGCTGGCGTGAGGGTTTGTGTGAGGTGGTGCGTATCCCTTTAAATGAGCATGGCTTATTGGATTTAGAAATTTTAGAGCAGCATTTAAAAAAATCTCCTGATAGTTTGGTTTCTATAAGCGCGGCTTCTAATGTAACGGGGCTTCTTACGCCCTTAAAAGAAGTTTCATCATTGTGCAAGAAATATCAGGCCACTTTGGCTTTGGATTTAGCGAATTTTAGCGCGCATGCTAACCCTAAAGATTGCGAATACCAAACCGGTTTTTATGCCCCCCATAAGCTTTTAGGGGGTGTTGGAGGGTGCGGTCTTTTGGGGATTTCTAAAGATTTGATTGACACTCAAATCGCCCCAAGTTTTAGTGCAGGGGGCGTGATTAAATACGCTAACCACACAAGGCATGAATTTATTGATGAATTGCCTTTGAGGGAAGAGTTTGGCACGCCAGGGTTGTTGCAATTTTATAGGAGCGCTTTGGCGTATCAATTGAGAGATGAATGCGGTTTGGATTTTATCCATAAGAAAGAAAACAACCTTTTAAGAGTGCTTATGCATGGCTTAAAAGATTTGCCCGCCATTAATATTTATGGGAATTTAACAGCACATCGTGTGGGGGTGGTGGCTTTTAATATTGGAGGGATTTCGCCTTATGATTTAGCGAGAGTCTTAAGCTATGAATACGCTATTGAAACTCGGGCAGGTTGCTCTTGTGCGGGGCCTTATGGGCATGATTTATTGAATCTTAACGCTCAAAAGTCAAGCGATTTTAACGCTAAACCCGGATGGCTTAGAGTGAGCTTGCACTTCACGCATTCCATAAATGATATTGATTATTTGCTAGACAGCTTGAAAAAAGCGGTTAAAAAATTGCGTTAA
- a CDS encoding histidine triad nucleotide-binding protein, producing the protein MNVFEKIIKGEIPCSKILENEHFLSFYDINPKAKVHALVIPKKSIQDFNGITPELMAQMTSFIFEVVEKLGIKENGYKLLTNVGKNAGQEVMHLHFHILSGDKH; encoded by the coding sequence ATGAATGTGTTTGAAAAGATAATTAAGGGCGAAATCCCTTGTTCTAAAATTTTAGAAAACGAGCATTTTTTGTCCTTTTATGACATCAACCCTAAAGCCAAAGTGCATGCATTAGTGATCCCTAAAAAAAGCATTCAAGATTTTAATGGCATCACTCCAGAGCTTATGGCGCAAATGACGAGTTTTATTTTTGAAGTGGTGGAAAAATTGGGCATCAAAGAGAATGGTTACAAGCTTTTAACGAATGTGGGTAAAAACGCAGGGCAAGAGGTGATGCATTTGCATTTTCATATCTTAAGCGGAGATAAACATTAA